The proteins below are encoded in one region of Toxoplasma gondii ME49 chromosome IV, whole genome shotgun sequence:
- a CDS encoding dihydroorotate dehydrogenase reveal, putative (encoded by transcript TGME49_210790~Predicted trans-membrane domain (TMHMM2.0):157-176), with product MAPLTMHFQGRFALLRLPISSGKPLCRETRVRRSGTRPVSADNLSHARCVLPKCHSFCPAGGMQESPEARVTLSRGTSRNFGTFLTALGNDVHWKSAFPGALLRTQIRKLSVSLHPRPGSAESSRPSAGLPPKDVDPEEIERIVRERTTRERKANRRLVFLVLLLGTGVYCYSALQDVSSMIYSFYEPVTSVLFRYFSSGPLDPETAHGYTMELAKRGWLPVDYDREESALNVDINGLKFLSPIGLAAGFDKHAEAPAALLRMGFSFLEVGSITPKPQPGNPKPRLFRLYEDRSVINRFGFNSNGADYAQTQLEAFSEARLRDPFTAQGVLGVSLGKNKTSEDAVADLREGVKKLGRFADFLVVNLSSPNTPGLRSLQSASHLAAIIDGVQEELDALDRQAQAASQKQRNERRRHGGNPEETKAFYANQTGRRPLFFVKIAPDLSMEEKESIAKVALEKNLDGFVVSNTTIQRPETLKSPAKSETGGLSGRALKHLSTACVSDMYKLTQGKLAIIATGGVESGRDALDKIEAGASLVELYSSMVYIGPQVARRVKNELYHALNEKGYKDVAAAVGRKHKHVPEKKLQAPKFD from the exons ATGGCACCTCTTACCATGCATTTCCAAGGGCGTTTCGCCTTGCTGCGGCTGCCAATCTCTTCAGGCAAGCCGCTCTGCAGGGAAACCCGCGTGCGACGAAGTGGAACTCGACCCGTTTCCGCCGACAACCTGTCGCATGCGAGATGTGTCCTGCCGAAATGCCATTCGTTTTGTCCGGCGGGCGGAATGCAAGAAAGTCCCGAGGCGAGAGTCACTCTTTCTAGAGGCACCAGCCGGAATTTCGGAACCTTTCTAACCGCTCTGGGGAACGATGTGCACTGGAAATCGGCGTTTCCCGGTGCTTTGCTGCGCACGCAAATCCGAAAGCTCAGCGTGTCTCTACACCCGAGGCCAGGCAGCGCGGAGAGCAGCAGACCCAGCGCGGGTCTCCCGCCGAAGGACGTAGATCCAGAAGAAATCGAGAGAATCGTTCGGGAACGAacaactcgagagagaaaagcgaat CGGCGCCtggtcttcctcgtccttcttctcggcaCCGGAGTGTACTGCTACAGCGCTCTGCAAGACGTGAGCAGTATGATCTACTCCTTCTACGAGCCGGTAACATCCGTCTTATTTCGTTACTTCAGCAGCGGCCCACTGGACCCGGAAACGGCTCACGGGTACACCATGGAACTTGCGAAAAGAGGCTGGCTCCCAGTCGACTACGACAG agaagagagcgcaCTGAACGTGGACATCAATGGTTTGAAGTTCCTCAGCCCCATCGGCCTCGCTGCGGGATTCGACAAGCACGCTGAAGCACCGGCAGCTCTTTTGAG GATGGGAttttccttcctcgaagTGGGTTCGATCACGCCTAAGCCTCAACCTGGAAATCCGAAACCTCGTCTGTTTCGACTTTACGAAGATCGGTCGGTCATCAATCGCTTCGGATTCAACAG CAATGGCGCTGACTACGCTCAGACGCAGCTGGAAGCCTTCTCAGAGGCCCGACTCAGAGATCCCTTCACAGCGCAGGGGGTGCTGGGAGTGAGTTTAG GAAAGAACAAAACGAGCGAGGATGCGGTGGCAGACTTGCGCGAGGGCGTGAAGAAACTGGGGAGATTTGCGGACTTTCTCGTCGTgaatctttcttctcccaaCACACCGGGTCTGAGAAGTCTTCAAAGCGCTTCACATTTGGCTGCGATCATCGATGGGGTTCAGGAGGAACTCGACGCCCTAGACCGACAGGCTCAGGCAGCTAgccagaagcagcgaaacgaAAGGCGAAGGCATGGAGGAAATcctgaagaaacgaaagccTTCTACGCCAACCAAACTGGAAGGAgacctcttttcttcgtcaaAATCGCC CCTGACCTCTCgatggaagagaaggaaagcatCGCAAAGGTT GCTCTCGAGAAGAACCTCGATGGATTCGTCGTCTCTAACACGACT ATCCAGCGACCAGAGACCTTGAAGAGTCCTGCCAAGTCGGAGACTGGCGGTCTCAGCGGCCGGGCTCTGAAACATTTGTCGACAGCATGCGTTTCGGATATGTACAAACTGACTCAAGGGAAACTCGCTATCATCGCG ACAGGAGGCGTTGAAAGCGGTCGTGATGCGCTAGATAAAATCGAAGCaggcgcgtctctcgtcgAACTCTA
- a CDS encoding Erv1 / Alr family protein (encoded by transcript TGME49_210787): MREAPDTHAETSPSSSAASCPCGSSAEARVSPQLREAGKVSKLPPNREQIGRASWRVLHSMAARYPEVPTSRHTLEAAAWIFAFSALYPCQICRLEFFPILANLPPRLDSRESFVLWACAVHNKVNEDISAPLYACNLEALKALGR; this comes from the exons ATGCGAGAGGCACCtgacacgcatgcagaaacgtcaccctcgtcttctgcagcCTCGTGTCCGTGTGGCTCGTCGGCCGAGGCGAGGGTATCTCCGCAACTCAGGGAGGCGGGGAAAGTGTCAAAACTCCCTCCAAATCGCGAGCAAATTGGCCGTGCCAGCTGGAGGGTTTTGCACTCTATGGCTGCACGCTATCCTGAAGTGCCG ACTTCTCGACACACTCTGGAGGCTGCCGCATGGAtttttgccttctctgcgttgtATCCGTGCCAGATCTGCCGTCTAGAGTTCTTTCCTATCCTTGCTAACCTGCCTCCAAGGCTAGATTCTCGGGAGTCGTTCGTTCTTTGGGCCTGTGCGGTGCATAACAAAGTAAACGAGGATATTTCCGCTCCACTTTACGCCTGCAACCTGGAAGCACTGAAGGCGTTGGGGAGATGA
- a CDS encoding hypothetical protein (encoded by transcript TGME49_210783): MKVVTSLQGRLEVASYKATSLSCSLEIGPKLLLLSAPSVNDTTLLPGFLDTTETNGFCNWGCTGMLLRRLAVDRKCNAA; this comes from the exons ATGAAAGTCGTGACAAGCCTGCAAGGGAGGCTGGAAGTCGCTTCGTACAAGGC GACAAGCCTTAGCTGCTCTTTGGAGATCGGACCGAAGCTCCTGCTCCTCTCAGCTCCCTCTGTGAATGACACAACGCTGCTTCCGGGCTTCCTGGATACAACGGAAACTAACGGCTTCTGCAATTGGGGCTGCACAGGCATGTTGCTGCGGCGTCTTGCTGTGGACCGGAAATGCAACGCTGCCTGA